The DNA window CTCATTCCCGAACTGATCGTATCCAACGAGGTAACGTTGATTGCCGCTGGAGCCGTGCACAGCCTTTTCCTAAAGTTTCATCCACCGAACGGCCCCGGCAGTTTCTGGGCGATGGGTTACAACGCGAGCGGCCAGTTGGGGGACGGCACCACCAACAATCAAGCCGTGCCGGAACAGGTCCTGTCCAACCCGGCGGGCAATGTTTTTTCGGTGATTGCGGACGGAGAGCAGCACAGTCTTTTTATCAGGCCGGATGGCAGCCTTTGGGCCACGGGCTGGAACAAGTACGGCCAGTTGGGGGATGGCACCACCACGAACCACCTGCCGCCAGAGTTGATTGTGGCCAGCAATGTCACGGCGATTGCCGCGGGCGGGGACCACAGCCTTTTTGTGAAAACGGACGGTAGCCTTTGGGCGATGGGGAACGATACCGCCGGTGAGCTGGGTGACGGCACGAACGGCACCATCCACACGACCCCCGAGTTGATTGTCTCCAATAATGTTACGGCTGCCGCGGCTGGCGGCGCCCACAGCCTGTTTCTCAAGTCCGATGGCAGCCTCTGGGGGATGGGCCGGAATGTGTTTGGCCAGTTGGGCGACGGCACAACCAACAACCGCTCGATACCCGTGCGAATCGTTTCCAATAGCGTCACGGCGGTTACGGCCGGATTTTATCACAGCCTCTTTATTAAATCTGATGGGAGCTTGTGGGCAATGGGTTTCAACCAGAGCGGGCAATTGGGCGATGGTACATACATTGAACGCCACATTCCCGTGCAGATTGTCCCGCCGCCGCCACAGATTCTCTCGGTGAACCTGGCGGGCGGCAACTTTGCGCTGAGTTTCCTGACGGTTTCCAGCCAGAGCTATACGGTCCAGGCCAACCTGGATCTGACGACGACGAACTGGTTTGCGTGCACGAATTTTTCCGGCAACGGCCTGATCATGCCGGTGGCTGTGCCCATCAGTAACGGTGTACCGCAGGAGTTCTTCCGGGTGAAAGAGCCGTAGGGCTTGCCACGAAAACCGCGTGCGAAAGTCCGTGGGAACATTTCTGTAGTTGGAAACTCTAATTCTGAACGAAACGAACGAAACATGTATGGATATGACAAATGTATAACAAACAAAACCTGGCCAAGCTGAAGAAGATGGACGGCCTCGCGCCGGAAGTGATGAAGGCGTTTTGGGCTTTTGACAAGGCGGCCGTCGCCGAAGGAGCGATTCCGGTAAAGTACAAAGAGTTGATCGCGGTCGCTGTTGCACTTACGACTCAATGCCCGTATTGCATCGATATCCACAGCGGTAACGCGCGCAAGGCAGGTGCTGCTGAGGCAGAGATTGTCGAGGCCGCGATGGTCGCCGCCTCACTGCGAGCCGGAGCGGCGGTCACACACGCAACGCACGCGCTGGCCCATTAAGCTGGCGCAGCGGGACCAAACGAAATGGGATCAGTTCGATGGTTCTTAGTGTGGTCGTGCGCGATGATGAGAAGCAAATCGATCCCTTCACCGGTTTACAGCCAAAGTTTACTTTCCTTGGAGCTTGATAACGGCTGCGGAAGCGGCTGGCACCGTCACGGTGATCGAGCCGTCTTTGGCAGCGGCTAGCAATTGCGACCATTTTCCATCCCAACTGCCGTCTTCCTTGATTGGCGCATTGCCGACCGTGATTCCAGTAATCGTTGTGATATCGCCTTGAGGAGCTGACAGGAAAATCACTTCCGCCGGTACCGAGGGCATACCCGCATCGATGGTCAGTTTTGCCGCGCGTCCCGTTGCGCCGTATTCCTTGTTGAGGACCGTGATGCAAAGCGTCTTGTCGGGAGCCAGCGTAGCGTAAGCCGCCAGATTGAGGTTGTCGGCGTTGGAAGAAACGCTGATGGGGACCAATCGGCCCTGGCTGCCCAGATTGAACAGCTTCATTCCATACCCGGTTGGCAGAACCGTAAGTCCGTTCGGTGATGATGTGAATGCCGTATAGACATTCGGTCGTTCCGGTCCGGGCAACCCCCGCATGACTTTCTCGCCGGTGTGAAAATTAATTCCCAGCGCATCGTGGGAAGCCCACCAATACAAGTAGTCAACGATCCATAGCGATGCGGTAAAGGTGTCACTCACGCCGACGGCGCCGCCGCGGCTGTAACTGTTGGCTTCTTCGAGACGATACCCAATGCCTTTGGCTTTGACGGCGGGCGCAAATACGTCGTGAAACTTCTGATATACCTGGTACATGTCTGGCGATAACAGGCGCTGACGCCCATCGGCTGCCAACACTGCATTGGTCACTACCTCACCATTTTTTCGTGGATAATCATGCTGGGTCACGTACGCCAGATGGTCCCAGCCGCCCATGTCGTTGGCAAAGGACTTGGACCATTCAACCCCTTGCGGTGTGGTGCTGGGCCCGCAGAATTTTGCGTCTGGCGCATACTCCGGCGACAGGATGATGGCGGTGAACTTTTTCCACTCTTCCAGATACGCCGGATATTTCCACGGCTTGTCGGGCTCGTTGCCGACCGTCAGGCAGGAGACATACGGTTTATAATTGTCCATGACGTATTTTGCGATTGCGGCCGCAGCGGGCGGCGAGTTGCTCTCCATTCGCACGGTGTAGATGACTTTGATGTCGGCGGCTTTGGCAAAAGCGAACAGGCTGTCAATATCCGCCCGGTCCGGGATGGGAACGGTCGACCTTTCGGCCGTGTTGCCGCCGACGCGCAGATGTTTTATCCCCAATGTGTGAAAGGCGTTGACCAGCGGTTTGTTGTCCGGACGGAAATAATGCCCGCCCGTGGTGGCGTTGGTGAGCACGAGCTTGAGTTCGTAACTTAGCCCGCAGAAATCGGGAGGCACGACTCTCCCGGGCTTGCTGATGTCGGCCTGCAGCGTCACCGGTGATTGCGCTAACAGATTTGAGGTTGAAAGACAAAATGCGACAAGGAAAAGGGACGCCACAGTTTTGCGTAAAGGAGACGGGGGTCGGATCATGAGGATAATCGTTTCATTAGGCTGCTTGGTTTTGTGTGAAGATA is part of the Verrucomicrobiia bacterium genome and encodes:
- a CDS encoding RCC1 repeat- and reductase domain-containing protein, which gives rise to MIWRLHRDGIFCGLVLLLLLPAIAVRAATVTKISAGVFHSVFLKSDGSLWGMGGDPHGQLGDGFSVGGTNAPGLIVSSNVATISAGDYHTLFGRPDGSVWGMGADFLNQLGVGTTNDVLIPELIVSNEVTLIAAGAVHSLFLKFHPPNGPGSFWAMGYNASGQLGDGTTNNQAVPEQVLSNPAGNVFSVIADGEQHSLFIRPDGSLWATGWNKYGQLGDGTTTNHLPPELIVASNVTAIAAGGDHSLFVKTDGSLWAMGNDTAGELGDGTNGTIHTTPELIVSNNVTAAAAGGAHSLFLKSDGSLWGMGRNVFGQLGDGTTNNRSIPVRIVSNSVTAVTAGFYHSLFIKSDGSLWAMGFNQSGQLGDGTYIERHIPVQIVPPPPQILSVNLAGGNFALSFLTVSSQSYTVQANLDLTTTNWFACTNFSGNGLIMPVAVPISNGVPQEFFRVKEP
- a CDS encoding carboxymuconolactone decarboxylase family protein is translated as MYNKQNLAKLKKMDGLAPEVMKAFWAFDKAAVAEGAIPVKYKELIAVAVALTTQCPYCIDIHSGNARKAGAAEAEIVEAAMVAASLRAGAAVTHATHALAH
- a CDS encoding glycosyl hydrolase family 79 C-terminal domain-containing protein, which gives rise to MTLQADISKPGRVVPPDFCGLSYELKLVLTNATTGGHYFRPDNKPLVNAFHTLGIKHLRVGGNTAERSTVPIPDRADIDSLFAFAKAADIKVIYTVRMESNSPPAAAAIAKYVMDNYKPYVSCLTVGNEPDKPWKYPAYLEEWKKFTAIILSPEYAPDAKFCGPSTTPQGVEWSKSFANDMGGWDHLAYVTQHDYPRKNGEVVTNAVLAADGRQRLLSPDMYQVYQKFHDVFAPAVKAKGIGYRLEEANSYSRGGAVGVSDTFTASLWIVDYLYWWASHDALGINFHTGEKVMRGLPGPERPNVYTAFTSSPNGLTVLPTGYGMKLFNLGSQGRLVPISVSSNADNLNLAAYATLAPDKTLCITVLNKEYGATGRAAKLTIDAGMPSVPAEVIFLSAPQGDITTITGITVGNAPIKEDGSWDGKWSQLLAAAKDGSITVTVPAASAAVIKLQGK